The sequence TTTGCCATCATTTCTTTTACAATAATAACCCCATCAATAACAAGATCATCTTTTGTACTAGTCTCAATCTTTTCTTTTGCATAGATTGGCTTCCCAAGTAATGATGCTCTTTTTGAATCGGTTCTCTGTGTTAAAAAACCAACTACCTGATAAGGAAGATTGGGGTTATCTAAAATGGCTCTTGCAATAGCAATAGATTGTTCATCAATTCCCAGTACTAAAATCCGTTTTTTCAATGCACTTCTTCTGTATTCTCTTACAATGTGAAAAAATTCTTTAACATAAAGTCTAAAGAGAAATAATCCCATAAAAGAGATCACAAAATATAATACCAGATAAGGAGTTAAAATAAACTTTCCACCTGTAGACCAAAAGTATATCACATTGATTGTAGCAACAACAAACATCGTACTGAAGCACGATACAAGTAATTTGAACAGATCTATAAAAGTTGAATGCCTGATGATCCCGGCATATGTCTTAAAAATATACATAAAGAATGTATTCACCAAGATTATAAAAGCAAAAACAATACTTTTATCCTGATGGTAAATAAATTCCTTTTGAGTAATTTTTTCTATAATATAAGTAGAAAGAAATAGGGATATAACCAGAATAATAATATCTATTACCAATATTATCCATCTAGGAAGATATCTTACGTCTGAGAGATTGACAACATTATCTCCTCCAAATATTTTTTTTCTAAGAGAATTGTACATTGTCTATATTTGTGTCCATATTTTTAATTAGTGTAAGATCCAATTATCCACCAATGATAATTTCGATACAATCATGCAAAAATAAAATTCTATTTAGATACTGAAATCAAAAATAAATTTGATGTTTAACTATTTTCTGAAACCTTTAGGAGTCAATCAATAGAGCAAATGGTTGACAAAAATCATACCATAAAAATTCAGCTAAGGGTGATATTTACCCATAATCCTCTTTCTTAATTTTTTTCAGCTCAAAAAAACAACTTTTAATTTTATTCAATATTTAGTCAAAAATATCATTTATTTTCTCATATTCAAAGCCTCTGCTCATTAAATATTTTATAGTCTTCGCTTTTTTCTGATATTCCTGCAATCCTTTCTGTTTAGAAGAATAATCTTCATAGATCCTTGCGATCGTTTTGGTGTAATCATCTTCATATATTTCATCAAAACACATACTGATCAGTTTTTCAGAGATTTGCTTCTGCTTAAGGTTCATTCTGATCTTATTCCTTCCCCAATGTTTAATGTAAAATTTTCCTCTGATATAGCTTCTGGTAAACCTTTCTTCATTGAGGTAATTTTCTTTCATCAGATAGAGAATAATTTCTTCTTTTGCCTCTTCAATCAGGAGAAATTCTCTCATTTTCTGCTCCACTTCCGCATGACAGCGATCCTGATACACACAATAACCGACCAGTTTCTGCTTGATTTCATCAAAAGTAAAAGATTTCTTTTCCATGTGAATAAAAAAAGAATGAGCTTTCTGCCCATTCTTTATAGTATATTATATTTTATATTAGTAGTTGAATAATGCTTTACCTTCCATTAATTCATTTACTTTCTTTCTTACAGATGCAAGAACTTCTTCATTTTTGATGTTGTCCACTACTTCAGAGATTAGTCCTGCAATAGTTTCCATATCATTTTCTTTAAGTCCTCTTGTTGTAATAG is a genomic window of Chryseobacterium nakagawai containing:
- a CDS encoding regulatory protein RecX produces the protein MHMEKKSFTFDEIKQKLVGYCVYQDRCHAEVEQKMREFLLIEEAKEEIILYLMKENYLNEERFTRSYIRGKFYIKHWGRNKIRMNLKQKQISEKLISMCFDEIYEDDYTKTIARIYEDYSSKQKGLQEYQKKAKTIKYLMSRGFEYEKINDIFD